A stretch of Bos taurus isolate L1 Dominette 01449 registration number 42190680 breed Hereford chromosome 5, ARS-UCD2.0, whole genome shotgun sequence DNA encodes these proteins:
- the OR8S1 gene encoding olfactory receptor family 8 subfamily S member 1, which produces MDLRNHSTVTEFILLGLSANPHTQALLFVLFLGIYLLTIMGNLMMLLVIKADSHLHTPMYFFLSHLSFVDICFSSVTVPKMLENLLSRRKTISVEGCLAQVFFVFVAAGTEACLLSVMAYDRYAAICHPLLYGQIMSKKLYIQLVWGSWGLGFLDALINIFLAVNMIFCEAKIIPHYSCEMPSLLSLSCSDISRNLIALLCSTLLHGLGTFLLVSLSYAHIITTILSISSTSGRSKAFSTCSSHLTAVTLYFGSGLLRHLMPNSGSPAELIFSVQYTVITPMLNPLIYSLKNKEVKVALKRTLEKYLQHIRC; this is translated from the coding sequence ATGGACTTGAGGAACCACAGCACTGTCACAGAGTTCATCCTCCTCGGACTGTCTGCCAACCCTCACACCCAGGCTCTGCTCTTTGTGCTATTCCTGGGGATTTACCTTCTGACAATAATGGGGAACTTGATGATGTTGCTGGTGATCAAGGCTGATTCCCACCtccacacacccatgtacttcttcctgagCCACCTCTCTTTCGTTGATATCTGCTTCTCTTCAGTCACAGTGCCCAAGATGTTGGAGAACCTCCTGTCTCGAAGGAAAACAATATCGGTAGAGGGCTGCCTAGCTCAGGTCTTCTTTGTGTTTGTTGCTGCAGGGACCGAAGCCTGTCTGCTCtcagtgatggcctatgaccgctatgctGCGATCTGCCACCCTCTACTCTATGGACAGATCATGAGTAAAAAGCTGTACATTCAGCTTGTGTGGGGCTCGTGGGGCCTGGGCTTTCTGGACGCACTCATCAACATCTTCCTAGCTGTGAACATGATCTTCTGTGAGGCCAAAATCATCCCTCACTACAGCTGTGAAatgccctctctcctctccctgtccTGCTCTGATATCTCCAGAAACCTCATTGCCTTGCTCTGTTCCACTCTGCTACACGGGCTGGGAACCTTCCTTTTGGTCTCCCTATCCTATGCCCACATTATCACCACCATCCTGAGCATCAGCTCTACCTCAGGCAGAAGcaaggccttctccacctgctcttCCCACCTCACTGCAGTGACACTGTACTTTGGCTCAGGTTTGCTCCGCCATCTTATGCCAAATTCAGGATCCCCTGCAGAACTGATCTTCTCTGTGCAGTATACTGTCATCACGCCCATGCTGAATCCCCTCATTTACAGTCTGAAAAACAAGGAGGTGAAGGTGGCTCTGAAAAGAACTTTGGAAAAGTATTTGCAGCATATCAGGTGctga
- the OR8S24 gene encoding olfactory receptor family 8 subfamily S member 24, with product MTLGNHTIVTQFLLLGLSTDPHIQALLFVLFLEIYLLTLMGNLMMLLVIRADSHLHMPMFFFLSHLSLLDLCLSSVTVPKMLKDLLSETKTISLRGCLAQGFFVLITAGTECFLLSAMAYDRYAAICHPLLYGQMMKKQLCVQLVWGSWGLASLNAFINTLLAANLDFCENHTISHYSCEVPSLFPLSCSDVSINLIVLLCSSLMHGFGTLLPIVFSYAHIVSTILSISSTSGRSKTFSTCSSHLTAVSFFFGSGFLRYLMPTSGSPLELIFSVQYGVVTPMVNPLIYSLRNKEVKAAVRRTLGKYMRWSR from the coding sequence ATGACTTTGGGGAACCACACCATCGTCACTCAATTCCTCCTCCTCGGGCTGTCTACTGACCCACACATCCAGGCTCTGCTCTTTGTGTTGTTCCTAGAGATTTACCTCCTGACGCTAATGGGGAACCTGATGATGCTACTGGTGATCAGGGCTGATTCTCACCTTCACATGCCCATGTTCTTCTTTCTGAGTCATCTCTCTCTCCTGGATCTTTGTTTATCTTCAGTCACTGTGCCCAAGATGCTGAAGGACCTCCTGTCTGAGACAAAAACCATCTCACTAAGGGGCTGCCTGGCTCAAGGCTTCTTTGTGCTTATTACTGCTGGAACTGAGTGCTTTCTGCTCTCAgcaatggcctatgaccgctatgccGCTATCTGCCACCCTCTACTCTATGGACAAATGATGAAGAAACAGTTGTGTGTACAGCTTGTATGGGGCTCATGGGGTTTGGCTTCTTTGAACGCATTTATTAACACCCTTCTAGCTGCCAACCTGGACTTCTGTGAGAACCATACCATTAGCCACTACAGCTGTGAGGtaccctctctcttccctctgtcCTGCTCTGATGTCTCCATCAACCTCATAGTCCTGCTGTGTTCCAGCCTGATGCATGGATTTGGGACCCTCCTCCCAATAGTCTTTTCCTATGCTCATATTGTCTCCACTATTCTgagcatcagctccacctcaggccGAAGCAAGACCTTCTCTACCTGCTCGTCCCACCTCACTGCAGTGAGCTTCTTCTTTGGCTCTGGGTTTCTCCGCTATCTCATGCCAACTTCAGGATCCCCTCTGGAGTTGATCTTCTCTGTGCAGTATGGTGTGGTCACTCCCATGGTGAATCCTCtcatctacagcctgaggaacaaGGAAGTAAAGGCAGCTGTGAGAAGAACACTGGGAAAATATATGCGATGGTCcagatga